Proteins from a genomic interval of Stenotrophomonas maltophilia:
- a CDS encoding mechanosensitive ion channel family protein, translated as MMLSLKDHLPAWTHPWLHDAGIAVKILLTLLAAWLLRMLARRLIRRFAEHYTLPPEMAMGARRISSFVVYFSAVLYILSLLGASPSVLWTAFTGFAAVGAVAFFAAWSVLSNIFCTLLIFTTRPFRLHDYIEVLENGEKPGLKGRVIDVNLIYTTLQETGDGHEGTVLQLPNNLFFQRTVRRWRDPAQAPGGIQGDG; from the coding sequence ATGATGTTGTCGCTGAAGGATCACCTGCCGGCCTGGACCCACCCTTGGCTCCACGACGCGGGCATCGCCGTGAAGATCCTGCTCACCCTGCTGGCCGCGTGGCTGCTGCGGATGCTGGCACGGCGCTTGATCCGCCGCTTCGCCGAGCACTACACGCTGCCGCCGGAGATGGCGATGGGTGCGCGCCGGATCAGCAGCTTCGTGGTCTATTTCAGCGCAGTGCTGTACATCCTCAGCCTGCTCGGCGCATCGCCGTCGGTACTGTGGACCGCGTTCACCGGCTTCGCGGCCGTGGGCGCAGTGGCCTTCTTCGCGGCCTGGAGCGTGCTGTCCAACATCTTCTGCACGCTGCTGATCTTCACCACCCGCCCGTTCCGCCTGCATGACTACATCGAGGTGCTGGAGAACGGCGAGAAGCCGGGCCTGAAGGGGCGGGTGATCGACGTGAACCTGATCTACACCACGCTGCAGGAAACCGGCGACGGACACGAAGGCACGGTGCTGCAGCTGCCGAACAACCTGTTCTTCCAGCGCACGGTGCGGCGCTGGCGCGACCCGGCACAGGCTCCCGGTGGCATCCAGGGCGACGGCTGA
- a CDS encoding RNA pseudouridine synthase, producing the protein MEPIRLDKRLSALLGIPRGEARRYIEGGWVTVNGEVVEQPQRPVDDSAEIVVAEQASDEKAERVSMLLHKPAGVAAETLCALVSSDSRSELDASDIRPLQRHFHGLQLAASLPASDSGLVVVSQDPATLAHLQRNLGRTEQEYLIEVAEGGPERGPWLMARLQQESGGAKVSWQSEQRLRFAGKGLTAKGLRVAVTAAGLQVTAVRRLRIGRVALGPLPAGQWRYLGSDERF; encoded by the coding sequence ATGGAACCGATCCGTCTCGACAAACGCCTGTCCGCCCTGCTCGGCATCCCGCGCGGCGAAGCGCGACGCTACATCGAAGGCGGCTGGGTCACGGTCAACGGCGAGGTGGTGGAACAGCCGCAGCGCCCGGTCGATGACAGCGCCGAGATTGTGGTGGCCGAGCAGGCCAGCGATGAAAAGGCCGAGCGCGTCAGCATGCTGCTGCACAAGCCGGCCGGCGTTGCCGCTGAGACCCTGTGTGCGCTGGTCAGCAGTGACAGCCGCAGCGAACTTGATGCCAGCGACATCCGTCCGCTGCAGCGCCATTTCCACGGCCTGCAGCTGGCCGCCTCGCTTCCGGCCAGCGACAGCGGCCTGGTGGTGGTCAGCCAGGATCCGGCCACGCTGGCCCATCTGCAGCGCAATCTGGGCCGCACCGAACAGGAATACCTGATCGAAGTGGCCGAAGGCGGTCCCGAGCGCGGCCCGTGGTTGATGGCGCGGCTGCAGCAGGAATCGGGCGGCGCCAAGGTCAGCTGGCAGAGCGAGCAGCGCCTGCGCTTCGCGGGCAAGGGCCTGACGGCCAAGGGCCTGCGCGTGGCGGTCACCGCTGCCGGCCTGCAGGTGACGGCCGTGCGTCGGCTGCGTATTGGCCGCGTGGCACTGGGACCGCTGCCTGCGGGGCAGTGGCGTTACCTGGGCAGCGACGAGCGGTTCTGA
- a CDS encoding phospholipase D family protein: MAWLYHRGMSLPKPLWRRLLRVAALILAALLLLVLSGLLLADHLTPQAQGAPSHVLPLQPAQTRIDQQIVPLQDAHPGQSGVAFLSDGMDAFAARAMITAHAGRSLDLQYYIWHDDLIGHLMAKALYDAAERGVRVRILLDDMNAKDKDALMMALDAHPNIEIRLYNPFRNRSGVARTLELVQRAFSVNHRMHNKSWIADGRIAIVGGRNIGEEYFSARDDVNFQDLDLVVAGPAVQQANQIFDDYWNSSAAIPIAALASYTDAQLRQLVRQSDLDAMHARAQPYLQRVAESRALQRPSPEPLHWSANVRIASDPPMKHRGDDRRSWLVSTLSDELHSTRSNALLISPYFVPGDDGVQALSALAARGAQVGVVTNSLAANDVAAVHGGYMGYRVPLLKAGVQLYELKAHGRPDTSLFGSSGASLHTKAFVVDDRRGFVGSFNLDPRSAYLNTEMGVLFDDPVLGAQLRNEYLRLASPEHSWWLTLGHDDGLRWLERQPPPHWVETEPGASLGKRWTARVISWLPVESQL, from the coding sequence ATCGCGTGGCTCTACCATCGGGGCATGAGCCTGCCCAAGCCCCTGTGGCGACGCCTGCTGCGCGTCGCTGCACTCATCCTCGCCGCGCTGTTGCTGCTGGTCCTGTCCGGGCTGCTGCTGGCCGACCACCTTACGCCGCAGGCGCAGGGCGCCCCTTCGCACGTCCTGCCGCTGCAGCCGGCGCAGACCCGCATCGACCAGCAGATCGTGCCGCTGCAGGACGCACACCCGGGGCAATCGGGCGTGGCGTTCCTCAGTGATGGCATGGATGCCTTCGCCGCGCGCGCGATGATCACCGCCCACGCTGGCCGCAGCCTGGACCTGCAGTACTACATCTGGCACGACGACCTGATCGGCCACCTGATGGCCAAGGCGCTGTATGACGCCGCCGAGCGCGGCGTGCGCGTGCGCATCCTGCTCGATGACATGAACGCCAAGGACAAGGACGCGCTGATGATGGCGCTCGATGCGCATCCGAACATCGAGATCCGCCTGTACAACCCGTTCCGCAACCGCAGCGGCGTCGCGCGCACGCTTGAACTGGTGCAACGCGCCTTCAGCGTCAACCACCGCATGCACAACAAGAGCTGGATCGCCGATGGCCGCATCGCGATCGTCGGCGGCCGCAACATCGGCGAGGAATACTTCAGCGCGCGCGACGATGTGAACTTCCAGGACCTGGACCTGGTCGTGGCCGGGCCGGCGGTGCAGCAGGCCAACCAGATCTTCGACGACTACTGGAACAGCAGCGCGGCGATCCCGATTGCCGCGCTGGCCTCATACACCGATGCACAGTTGCGGCAGCTGGTGCGGCAGTCAGACCTGGATGCGATGCATGCCCGGGCACAGCCCTACCTGCAGCGCGTGGCCGAATCGCGCGCCCTGCAGCGGCCCAGCCCGGAACCGCTGCACTGGAGCGCGAACGTGCGCATCGCCTCCGATCCGCCGATGAAGCACCGCGGCGATGATCGCCGTAGCTGGCTGGTCAGTACGCTCAGCGACGAACTGCACAGCACCCGCAGCAATGCGCTGTTGATCTCCCCCTACTTCGTGCCTGGCGATGATGGCGTGCAGGCGCTGTCGGCGCTCGCGGCGCGTGGTGCGCAGGTTGGCGTGGTCACCAACTCGCTGGCCGCCAACGACGTGGCCGCAGTACACGGCGGCTACATGGGCTACCGCGTTCCGCTGCTGAAGGCCGGCGTGCAGCTGTACGAACTGAAGGCACACGGCAGGCCCGATACCAGCCTGTTCGGCAGTAGTGGGGCCAGCCTGCACACCAAGGCGTTCGTGGTCGATGATCGCCGCGGTTTCGTCGGCTCGTTCAACCTCGACCCGCGCTCGGCCTATCTCAATACCGAGATGGGCGTGCTGTTTGACGACCCGGTGCTGGGGGCACAGCTGCGCAACGAGTACCTGCGCCTGGCCAGCCCGGAACACAGCTGGTGGTTGACGCTCGGCCACGACGATGGACTGCGCTGGCTGGAACGGCAGCCACCACCGCACTGGGTGGAAACCGAGCCCGGTGCCAGCCTGGGCAAGCGCTGGACCGCGCGCGTGATCAGCTGGCTGCCGGTGGAATCGCAGCTGTAA
- a CDS encoding DksA/TraR family C4-type zinc finger protein: MATGWAGDGAVQDQIDATVDDAIARARRQLREGPGLEHCEECDAPIPLARRQAVPGVRLCVACQQAHDDEEQAHAGYNWRGSKDSQLR; encoded by the coding sequence ATGGCCACCGGTTGGGCGGGAGACGGCGCGGTCCAGGACCAGATCGACGCCACCGTCGACGATGCGATTGCCCGCGCGCGGCGCCAGCTGCGCGAGGGCCCGGGTCTGGAACATTGTGAGGAATGCGACGCGCCGATTCCGTTGGCGCGGCGTCAGGCTGTGCCTGGTGTTCGACTGTGCGTGGCGTGCCAGCAGGCGCATGACGACGAAGAACAGGCGCATGCCGGCTACAACTGGCGTGGCAGCAAGGACAGCCAGCTGAGGTAA
- a CDS encoding DUF2058 domain-containing protein: MAKPNALQEQLLKAGLAKKSQASAAASAQAKARQGKAESTSAEVQREAERARAEKVERDRALAAERNAQAKLAEQKAQARQIITAHAVPHKGDDEYRFSDGAAIRTLLIDPKLRKALSVGVLVIVAHGDGYALLPRAAAEKVRERAPEAIIVDHGQPGSTAEISTGNAEDDAYYAQFQVPDDLVW, encoded by the coding sequence ATGGCAAAGCCCAACGCGCTGCAGGAACAATTGCTCAAGGCCGGCCTGGCCAAGAAGTCGCAGGCCAGCGCTGCCGCGAGCGCGCAGGCCAAGGCCCGCCAGGGCAAGGCCGAATCGACCTCGGCCGAGGTCCAGCGCGAGGCTGAACGGGCCCGCGCCGAGAAGGTCGAGCGCGACCGCGCGCTGGCCGCCGAGCGCAACGCCCAGGCCAAGCTGGCTGAACAGAAGGCCCAGGCCCGGCAGATCATCACCGCCCATGCCGTGCCCCACAAGGGCGACGACGAGTATCGCTTCAGCGATGGCGCGGCGATCCGCACCCTGCTGATCGACCCCAAGCTGCGCAAGGCGCTGTCGGTCGGCGTACTGGTCATCGTTGCCCACGGCGACGGTTACGCCCTGTTGCCGCGTGCCGCCGCCGAAAAGGTGCGTGAGCGCGCGCCCGAAGCGATCATCGTTGACCACGGCCAGCCGGGCTCGACTGCCGAGATCTCCACCGGCAACGCCGAGGACGACGCCTACTACGCCCAGTTCCAGGTACCCGACGACCTGGTCTGGTAA
- a CDS encoding M48 metallopeptidase family protein, translating to MAVLKYLTGYPEPLVAQVSDLLAQGKLGPWLQQRYPDPHEVRSDRQLYDYTQDLKDRYLRKSVPLNKVCYDNTLEVIKHALGTHTAISRVHGGRLKASREIRIATVFRQAPAAFLRMIVVHELAHLKEADHNKAFYQLCQHMEPDYLQLEFDTRLYLTELANRGQR from the coding sequence ATGGCAGTCCTGAAGTACCTCACCGGCTATCCCGAACCCCTGGTCGCCCAGGTCAGTGACCTGCTGGCGCAGGGCAAGCTCGGCCCCTGGCTGCAGCAGCGCTATCCCGACCCGCACGAGGTGCGCAGCGATCGCCAGCTGTACGACTACACCCAGGACCTGAAGGACCGCTACCTGCGCAAGTCGGTGCCGCTCAACAAGGTCTGCTACGACAACACGCTGGAAGTGATCAAGCACGCGCTGGGTACCCATACCGCCATCTCCCGCGTCCACGGCGGCCGCCTCAAGGCCAGCCGTGAGATCCGCATCGCGACCGTGTTCCGCCAGGCGCCGGCAGCGTTCCTGCGCATGATCGTGGTGCATGAGCTGGCCCACCTGAAGGAAGCCGACCACAACAAGGCCTTCTACCAGCTGTGCCAGCACATGGAGCCGGACTACCTGCAGCTGGAGTTCGATACCCGCCTGTACCTGACCGAGCTGGCCAACCGCGGCCAGCGCTGA